A single window of Nematostella vectensis chromosome 4, jaNemVect1.1, whole genome shotgun sequence DNA harbors:
- the LOC116619123 gene encoding uncharacterized protein LOC116619123 codes for MVEWILVNNHQVSDIMHYLDDFILAGSPDSPRCARDLSVALQVCTNLGLPLHPGKCDGPSSIELDSVNRVARLPADKLANLRALINKWSCLDWCTRHDLESLIGHLHHAAKVLWPGRAFIRRLIDQHRCFRHDRHPIRINNETRRDLAWWQQFLESWNGVSFWLYSGLEATPTVIVTSDAAGAFGYGAYFGSEWFNGLWFASQTSQSIAYKELFPIIIAAHVWGHGWGISALGALGSSFSYSHLGVASGRYLSPLETRCWRFISEGLAPSTRKSYATGQRKFVNFCAQLGKLNPLTGSPCPADEWTLCLVASFLADFVQLSSIKVYFSGVRAMHIEQGFQDPLAGCLRLERVLRGIKRVRGVNPSSRLPITDKVMYTIHRHLDFRLPDHLMFWAACCLAYFGFLRASEFTVDSLNSFSSQRHLQPQDITLDSMSAPMYIRVNIKASKTDPFRKGTFIYIGKARPPLCAVEAILAYLHLRGGTPGPLFLLQSGQPLSRSILTSWLRQIMRAAGFAGDYSSHRFRIGAATVAARNGLSDHLIQSLGRWSSDAYKGYIRTPVEALAAASASLV; via the exons ATGGTGGAGTGGATTCTGGTAAACAATCACCAAGTGTCGGACATTATGCACTACCTTGACGATTTTATTTTGGCGGGCTCACCCGACTCTCCGAGGTGTGCGCGAGATCTGTCAGTGGCGCTACAGGTCTGCACCAATCTTGGCCTTCCTTTGCATCCGGGCAAGTGTGATGGCCCCTCTAGTATAGAACTAGATTCAGTCAACCGCGTAGCCCGGTTACCAGCAGACAAGTTGGCGAATCTACGCGCACTCATCAATAAGTGGTCTTGCCTAGATTGGTGCACCAGGCACGATTTAGAATCTTTAATCGGCCACCTTCATCACGCTGCTAAAGTATTGTGGCCTGGCCGGGCGTTCATCCGGCGCTTGATCGATCAACACCGATGCTTCAGACATGACAGACACCCAATTCGCATTAACAATGAAACTCGTCGCGACTTGGCGTGGTGGCAACAGTTCTTGGAATCTTGGAACGGTGTCAGCTTCTGGCTTTATTCTGGTTTAGAAGCGACTCCTACGGTTATCGTCACCTCTGACGCAGCAGGCGCCTTTGGCTATGGAGCTTATTTTGGGTCGGAGTGGTTTAATGGGCTCTGGTTCGCCTCTCAGACCTCGCAGTCAATAGCTTACAAGGAGCTCTTCCCTATTATTATCGCAGCGCATGTATGGGGACACGGATGGG GAATTTCTGCTCTTGGCGCCTTGGGCTCGTCCTTCTCCTACTCCCATCTCGGCGTGGCTTCTGGCAGATATCTCTCACCCTTAGAAACAAGGTGCTGGCGGTTCATCTCCGAGGGACTTGCCCCGTCCACTCGTAAGTCGTATGCTACAGGTCAGCGGAAGTTTGTCAACTTTTGCGCGCAATTGGGAAAGCTCAACCCCTTGACCGGGTCTCCATGCCCGGCGGATGAGTGGACGCTTTGCTTGGTTGCGTCCTTTCTTGCGGATTTTGTTCAGCTGTCGTCAATCAAAGTTTACTTTTCTGGAGTTCGTGCTATGCACATTGAACAGGGGTTCCAGGACCCTCTTGCGGGCTGTTTACGACTCGAGAGAGTATTGAGGGGCATCAAAAGGGTTCGCGGTGTGAATCCCTCGTCCCGGTTACCGATTACCGATAAGGTAATGTATACTATCCACCGCCACCTGGACTTCAGGCTTCCAGACCACCTAATGTTTTGGGCTGCCTGCTGCCTCGCCTACTTTGGCTTTCTGAGAGCATCTGAGTTTACGGTAGACTCGTTGAACAGCTTCTCGTCACAGCGACACCTGCAGCCTCAGGACATTACCTTAGATTCCATGTCGGCTCCCATGTACATACGTGTCAACATCAAGGCCTCTAAGACTGACCCCTTTCGCAAAGGAACCTTCATCTATATTGGTAAAGCCAGACCTCCCCTGTGTGCGGTTGAGGCCATCCTAGCTTACTTGCACTTGAGAGGAGGTACACCGGGCCCTCTTTTTTTGTTGCAGTCGGGTCAGCCCTTGTCTCGGTCTATCCTGACGTCTTGGTTGCGACAGATTATGCGAGCAGCAGGTTTCGCCGGTGATTACTCCAGCCACAGATTCCGTATTGGTGCCGCCACCGTGGCGGCTAGGAATGGGCTCTCAGATCATCTGATCCAATCTCTTGGCCGTTGGTCTAGTGACGCGTATAAGGGCTACATCCGTACCCCCGTAGAGGCGTTAGCAGCCGCTTCTGCTAGTTTGGTTTAA